One Gemmatimonadota bacterium DNA segment encodes these proteins:
- a CDS encoding peptidylprolyl isomerase, which produces MMIIETSLGTIKCELYPDKTPTTVDVIAGLAEGTREWTHPETRETMAGTPYYDGLIFHRVIPNFMIQTGDPLGTGFGGPGFEFDDELREDLRFDQPGRLAMAHRGPNTNGGQIFITVAPTPHLDMVHTIFGQVVEGQDVAVAISEVPADQSRPREEVSIIKVTMVRGEGE; this is translated from the coding sequence ATGATGATTATCGAAACCAGCCTGGGCACGATAAAGTGCGAACTGTATCCGGACAAGACGCCCACGACCGTGGACGTCATCGCGGGCCTGGCCGAAGGTACCCGGGAGTGGACTCACCCGGAAACCCGCGAGACCATGGCCGGCACACCTTATTACGACGGTTTGATCTTTCACCGGGTCATTCCGAATTTCATGATACAGACCGGCGATCCGCTCGGTACCGGCTTCGGCGGTCCCGGTTTCGAGTTCGACGATGAACTCCGTGAAGACCTGCGCTTCGACCAGCCCGGCCGGCTGGCCATGGCGCACCGCGGCCCCAATACGAATGGCGGACAGATCTTCATCACGGTGGCGCCAACGCCTCATCTCGACATGGTTCATACCATCTTCGGCCAGGTCGTGGAGGGACAGGACGTGGCCGTCGCCATATCGGAGGTGCCCGCAGATCAGTCGCGGCCCCGTGAAGAGGTCAGCATCATCAAGGTGACCATGGTCAGAGGGGAGGGCGAGTAA